GTGATTGCTGTCGAACCAAGTGAGCGTGATAAAGCCTTTACCTATACTGATGTATTGCCTAAGCAAGGTGTGAAAATAGATCGTCAACATATCATTTATGATAGTGATTATCTTAATCAAATCATTGTCTATACCATAAGTCGTGCTAGCAAAGAGATGTGGGGTGTATGGCGTTTGAATGTTTGCGAGAAAGGCTTGTTTTCGTCGTCTTATCCCTTGCTTTGGGAAGGTGGGGCTAAACCTTCATACGTTGTAAGTGCCGATAAACGAAATGATCCCAAAGATCGTCCTATTTTACCGCCAGTACTACCCATACGTCAGCAGCTATACCAGCAATGGGTTGAACATTATGACGACGCGCGTGCAAGCTTTATGATGGCTATTACAGATGTGATCTATCGTTATGATTTTGGCATGGTGGGCTGTTATTACAATCATACATGGGATGAGTACAGCAGTGAGGCGGAGCAGATTGCCAATCGCCTCATAAAAGGTGATGCCGATAACGTAGGTGATGTTTTGGCGCTGATGACAGCGGTCTATGACTCATCGTTTGGTGCAGGGTATACCGCGGTTCCTAAAGAGGTCGCCGAGATCATCTATGATCTATGGCTGAGGCATAGAAATACCGTTAATAAGTAAAATAAATAATGATAAAGGAGAAAGCCATGATGTTTCCCACTGAAAATAATGACACATTTTTACTATTCTTTCACGGTCTTGATTCGAGCTGTGAGACCAGTAAGTATACTTGTATTAAACGTGAGCCTAAAACCTGCCAAACCGTCAATTATCGAGAGAACTTTAACGAGGTTTTCGATACTTACGACACATTAATACAAGAAAAAATAAAACAGTATTCGCGAGTGGTCTTGGCAGGGCACTCATTGGGTGCATGGTTTGCCAATCACTTCGCCCATAAATACAATCTGCGTGCGCTATTGATCGCGCCTTGTATCTATCCCAGTGAATTCTTAGCCGATCGCATACCTGAATTAGCTGATATGAAACTGTCGTTCCCGACTTATAACCCTAAGATGGTCAAAGTGATGGTTGAGATTGATGATGAGTGCTTGGATGTGGCTGTTGCCAGACGAACACTGGTCAACTTACCTAAAAGTTGGGAGATAGATTACTTTGAGCGTGGTCATCATCGTATTGCTCGTAGCAGTGATATTTGGTATCACCTAGTCCATCTGTGTGAAGATCCCATTATTTGGATGGATGAGGCGACGTATCATGGGGAAGATTAATCGCTATTACTGATATCATTTCTGACATACTGTTATTATTAAGATCTATCGTGGGTTTAACAGTTTTGTAGGCGCTATCTATCATAATTCTTGAATAGTAGTACCACAAACCTTGCAACTTCCAGCACGATATAAAACCACTC
The nucleotide sequence above comes from Psychrobacter sp. P2G3. Encoded proteins:
- a CDS encoding alpha/beta hydrolase — protein: MMFPTENNDTFLLFFHGLDSSCETSKYTCIKREPKTCQTVNYRENFNEVFDTYDTLIQEKIKQYSRVVLAGHSLGAWFANHFAHKYNLRALLIAPCIYPSEFLADRIPELADMKLSFPTYNPKMVKVMVEIDDECLDVAVARRTLVNLPKSWEIDYFERGHHRIARSSDIWYHLVHLCEDPIIWMDEATYHGED